A genome region from Triticum aestivum cultivar Chinese Spring chromosome 2B, IWGSC CS RefSeq v2.1, whole genome shotgun sequence includes the following:
- the LOC123046360 gene encoding uncharacterized protein — protein MPMFWRLALHKTIEIVGACLHLLCSLVQIPKRCVSKYSTSSGSESGPWIGYTLSTSLHSGDVLEGTNERLSSVSDAEFPAESPRELSDNGMSRSRSSMKIQELDRYIELLHQDVALMRQELGGVRTSQQEVAEAVDDIKECKYHLSLSLSLSLSLSLSLMELQVCDP, from the exons ATGCCCATGTTCTGGAGGTTGGCGCTACATAAAACTATTGAGATAGTCGGAGCTTGCCTTCACCTATTATGCTCTCTGGTGCAAATCCCTAAAAG ATGTGTAAGCAAATATTCGACAAGCTCGGGCTCAGAGAGTGGACCCTGGATAGGGTATACGCTCTCGACAAGTCTGCACAGTGGAGATGTGTTGGAGGGCACAAAT GAAAGACTTTCATCAGTCAGCGATGCAGAGTTCCCGGCAGAAAGCCCTAGGGAGCTCTCAGATAATGGGATGAGCCGTTCACGAAGCTCCATGAAGATCCAAGAACTGGATAGGTACATTGAATTGCTACATCAGGACGTGGCACTAATGAGGCAGGAACTCGGGGGAGTTCGCACAAGTCAGCAGGAAGTAGCAGAAGCAGTTGATGATATAAAGGAATGCAAatatcatctctctctctctctctctctctctctctctctctctctctctcttatggaGCTTCAAGTATGTGATCCCTAA
- the LOC123046359 gene encoding putative cis-zeatin O-glucosyltransferase, translating to MGRAEHAMEPVAVVAVPFPAQGHLNQLLHLSLQLASRRVDVHYAAPAQHIGQARARVHGWGEEALRSIQFHDLGIPSYVSPPPDPTADSPFPSHLMPMFKAYIAGARAPLAAILDKLSGSYCRIVVVHDPINAFAAEEAARLPNGEALGLHCLAVSMLVGRMDANHRLLRENGLVYSAIEQCATKEFVEYANRARPAKDISPGAGILANTCRALEGDFVDVVAGHLAADGKKLFAIGPLNPLLDASAPKESKQRHECLNWLDEQPPASVMYVSFGTTSSLRAEQIEELAAALRGSNQRFIWVLRDADRGNIFAEAGESSHEKVLSGFTKHTEGRGLVITGWAPQLEILAHTATAAFMSHCGWNSTMESLSHGKPILAWPMHCDQPWDAELVCNYLKAGILVRPWEKHSEVVTAKAIQEVIEEAMLSDKGMAVRQRASALGEAVRASVVDGGPSRQDLDDFTAYITR from the coding sequence ATGGGGAGAGCAGAGCACGCAATGGAGCCTGTGGCCGTCGTGGCGGTGCCGTTCCCGGCGCAGGGGCACCTCAACCAGCTGCTGCACCTGTCTCTGCAGCTCGCGTCGCGCCGGGTGGACGTGCACTACGCCGCGCCCGCGCAGCACATCGGGCaggcgcgcgcgcgcgtgcacggCTGGGGCGAGGAGGCGCTCCGGTCCATCCAGTTCCACGACCTCGGCATCCCCAGCTATGTCTCCCCGCCCCCGGACCCCACCGCCGACTCGCCCTTCCCCTCCCACCTCATGCCCATGTTCAAGGCCTACATCGCCGGCGCGCGCGCCCCGCTCGCGGCTATCCTCGACAAGCTTTCCGGCTCCTACTGCCGCATAGTCGTAGTGCACGACCCCATCAACGCcttcgccgccgaggaggccgcgcggctGCCCAACGGCGAGGCGCTCGGGCTGCACTGCTTGGCCGTGTCCATGCTCGTTGGAAGAATGGACGCCAACCACCGGCTACTCCGAGAGAACGGCCTGGTCTACAGCGCCATTGAGCAGTGTGCGACCAAGGAGTTCGTGGAGTACGCCAACCGGGCCAGACCGGCGAAAGACATCTCGCCCGGCGCGGGCATCCTGGCAAACACATGCCGCGCGCTCGAGGGTGATTTCGTCGACGTTGTCGCCGGGCACCTGGCCGCCGACGGCAAGAAGCTCTTCGCCATCGGGCCGTTAAACCCACTGCTTGACGCCAGCGCACCGAAGGAGAGCAAGCAGCGGCACGAGTGCCTGAACTGGCTGGACGAGCAGCCTCCGGCGTCGGTGATGTATGTGTCCTTCGGCACGACGTCGTCCCTGCGAGCCGAGCAAATCGAGGAGCTTGCAGCAGCACTGCGCGGCAGCAACCAACGCTTCATCTGGGTGCTGCGTGACGCGGACCGCGGCAACATATTCGCGGAGGCCGGCGAGAGCAGCCACGAGAAGGTGCTGTCAGGGTTCACCAAGCACACCGAAGGGAGGGGGCTGGTGATCACCGGGTGGGCGCCGCAGCTAGAGATCCTAGCGCACACCGCCACGGCGGCGTTCATGAGCCATTGTGGCTGGAACTCGACCATGGAGAGCCTGAGCCACGGCAAGCCGATTCTCGCCTGGCCCATGCACTGCGACCAGCCGTGGGACGCGGAGCTTGTCTGCAACTATCTCAAGGCCGGCATCCTCGTGCGCCCATGGGAGAAGCACAGTGAGGTGGTCACGGCGAAGGCCATCCAGGAAGTCATCGAGGAGGCCATGCTCTCCGACAAAGGAATGGCCGTGCGGCAACGGGCAAGTGCACTGGGGGAGGCCGTCCGCGCCTCCGTGGTTGACGGCGGTCCGTCGCGCCAGGACCTAGATGATTTCACTGCTTACATCACAAGGTGA
- the LOC123046361 gene encoding putative cis-zeatin O-glucosyltransferase produces the protein MEGKAKNPAESVAVVAVPFPAQGHLNQLLHLSLELASRGLDVHYAASAPHVRQARARVHGWDEDALRSIQFHDLGISTYVSPPPDPTADPPFPSHLMPLFEAFTAGARAPLAAVLRELSASRRRVVVVYDLMNAFASEEAAKLPNGEAFGFYSTAVSSIVGRMDAGHRLLRDNGLTHLPTCVSEEFVDYASKRARVGQSISDGAGIIVNTCRALEGEFVDVVAEQMAADGKKLFAIGPLNPLLEATASNQGKTQRHECLNWLDLQPPSSVLYVSFGSSSSLREEQVAELAAALHGSKQRFIWVLRDADRGDIFADAADNRHAELLSQFTKQTEGTGLVITGWAPQLEILAHGATAAFMSHCGWNSTVESMSHGKPILGWPMHSDQPWDAELVCSYLKAGLLVRPWEKHGEVISATTIQEAIETMMVAEEGVAVRQRAEALGEAVRSSAAQGGSSHKELEGFISYMTR, from the coding sequence ATGGAAGGGAAGGCGAAGAACCCAGCGGAGTCGGTGGCCGTCGTGGCGGTGCCGTTCCCGGCGCAGGGCCATCTCAACCAGCTCCTGCACCTGTCTCTGGAGCTAGCCTCGCGCGGGCTGGACGTGCACTACGCGGCGTCCGCCCCGCACGTCCGCCAGGCTCGCGCGCGCGTGCACGGCTGGGACGAGGACGCGCTCCGCTCGATCCAGTTCCACGACCTCGGCATCTCGACCTACGTCTCCCCGCCTCCAGACCCCACCGCCGACCCGCCCTTCCCCTCCCACCTCATGCCCCTGTTCGAAGCCTTCACCGCGGGCGCGCGCGCCCCGCTCGCGGCTGTCCTCCGCGAGCTCTCTGCTTCTCGCCGCCGCGTCGTCGTCGTGTACGATCTCATGAACGCCTTCGCGTCCGAGGAGGCGGCGAAGCTGCCCAACGGGGAGGCTTTCGGGTTTTACTCCACCGCCGTGTCGTCCATCGTCGGGCGGATGGACGCCGGGCACCGCCTCCTGCGCGACAACGGCCTCACGCACCTCCCCACCTGCGTGTCCGAGGAGTTCGTGGACTACGCCAGCAAACGCGCGAGGGTGGGGCAGTCGATTTCGGACGGCGCCGGCATCATCGTCAACACGTGCCGCGCGCTTGAGGGTGAGTTCGTCGACGTTGTTGCCGAGCAGATGGCGGCCGACGgcaagaagctctttgccatcgggCCGTTGAACCCACTGCTCGAGGCGACAGCGTCCAACCAGGGGAAGACGCAGCGGCACGAGTGCCTGAACTGGCTTGACCTGCAGCCGCCGTCATCGGTGCTCTACGTGTCGTTCGGCTCGTCGTCCTCGCTCCGAGAGGAGCAAGTCGCGGAGCTTGCGGCGGCGCTGCACGGCAGCAAGCAGCGCTTCATCTGGGTGCTGCGGGACGCCGACCGCGGCGACATATTCGCGGACGCCGCCGACAACCGGCACGCCGAGCTGCTGTCCCAGTTCACCAAGCAGACCGAAGGCACGGGGCTGGTGATCACAGGGTGGGCCCCGCAGCTGGAGATCCTGGCGCACGGCGCCACGGCGGCGTTCATGAGCCACTGCGGCTGGAACTCGACCGTGGAGAGCATGAGCCACGGCAAGCCAATTCTCGGCTGGCCCATGCACTCCGACCAGCCGTGGGACGCGGAGCTGGTGTGCAGCTACCTCAAGGCCGGCCTCCTAGTGAGGCCGTGGGAGAAACACGGCGAGGTGATATCGGCGACAACCATACAGGAGGCCATTGAAACGATGATGGTCGCCGAGGAAGGGGTCGCAGTGAGGCAGCGGGCAGAGGCGCTCGGGGAGGCCGTCCGTTCGTCGGCAGCTCAGGGCGGATCATCGCACAAGGAACTGGAGGGCTTCATATCATACATGACAAGGTGA